AAGGGGATGAAACTTAAACCCAAACCCTAAAAAGAACGATGAACAAATATCTTCCGATAACTTTGCTAAGCGTCTTCCTCCTGTCGGGAAACGCTTTTTCTCAATTCAGACCCTCACCCGAAGGGTTGAAGATCGAACGGTCACTTCAGATGATCAACGGGCTCTACGTGGATGACGTGGATACCAAGGAGCTTGCAGAGGCTGCTATCCGTGCCATGCTCAGGGAGCTGGACCCTCACTCCACCTATCTCTCGGAAGAGGAGGTGAAAGCGATGAACGAGCCGCTGCAGGGTAACTTTGAGGGGATCGGCATCTCCTTCAACATGGTAACAGACACCCTCTATGTGATGGAGGTGATTGGTGGTGGTCCCTCGCAGAAGGTTGGCATCATGCCGGGCGACAAGTTCATCACCGTGAACGACACACTTATTGCCGGGGTGAAGATGACCAACCAGGATGTGATCAGCCGACTGCGGGGTCCCAAAGGTACCATCGCGCTGGTGAAGGTACAACGACGCGGTGTGCCTGAGTTGCTCACTTTCCGCATCGTGCGAGATAAGATACCCATTACCAGTATCGACGCCGCTTACATGGTGACCGATGAGATTGGCTACATCCGTCTCAGTCGCTTTGGGATCACTTCGGGAGAGGAGTTCCGGGAGGCAGAAAGAAATCTCAAGAAAATGGGGATGAAACATCTGATCTTCGATCTTACCGACAACGGCGGTGGTATCCTGCAAACAGCAAATGAGATTGCGAGTGAGTTCCTTGATGACGACAAGCTAATTGTATACACAGAAGGAAAGAATCAGCCACGTTTCACCATGAATGCCAGCGGCAAGGGAGAGTTCAAAGGTGGCAAGGTGGTGGTGCTGGTAAACAGTAACTCCGCATCAGCCAGTGAGATCCTGGCCGGAGCGTTACAGGACTGGGACAGGGCTGTGATCGTGGGGCGCAGGACCTTCGGAAAAGGTTTGGTGCAGCGACAACTTCCACTTCCTGACGGAACCATGATACGGCTCACCGTAGCCCGTTACTACACCCCCACCGGGAGAAGTATCCAGAAACCCTACGTGCCGGGCGATCCGGATGAATATCAGCAGGATTTCATGAACCGGTTTGAACATGGAGAACTTTTTGCTGCAGACAGCATCCGTTTTCCCGACTCACTTAAATACACAACCCTGGTGAACAAACGAACCGTTTACGGTGGCGGTGGGATCATGCCAGATTACTTTGTACCGATGGACACCACTGGTACCATGCTCCATGCCCGTCTCAATGCCAATGGAGTCATCAACAAGGTGGCCATCTCGGAGGTGGACAGGAAACGTAAAGAGTTGCTGCGCAGCTATCCCGATGCACGTTCCTTCGCTAGGGATTATCAGGTCTCCGCCCTGCTGGCTGAAAAAATTGAACAGCAGGCGTTGACCGACAGCGTTGAGTGGGATGTGGATCAGTATGAAGCGTCCCGTTCCTTGATCCTCTTACAGCTTAAGGCGCTGATCGGTAGAGACTTGTACGACTCCTCCGCATTCTTTCGCATCATCAATGAGCAGAATGAGATTTTCCAAGAGGGACTCCGGATTATCTCAGACGAACAACGCTATGGGTCTCTATTAAAAGGGTTCGGCAGCAATTTTACACAACAATAAAGCAGATTCACAATGAATTACGATTACAGCAAACTGCGTGTTGGAGGCGGCAAAAAAGTAAACCTGAAGAATTTTGCCACTTGCGAGGATGGAGGCTTCACCAAAAAAACGGCGAAGAGAGAGATCAAGGACAACATCAAGGAGCTGAAAGAGTTGCAGGAGATGTTCTACGCTGACGACCGTTACTCGCTGCTGATTATCCTGCAAGCACGTGATGCAGCCGGCAAGGATGGGGTGATTCGCCATGTGATGTCAGGGATCAACCCTCAGGGATGTCGCGTGCACAGCTTCAAGACACCCTCCAAGAACGAGCTCGAGCATGACTACTTCTGGCGTCACTACAGGGCACTGCCGCAGCGCGGCATGATTGAGATCTTTAACCGCTCTCACTATGAGAACGTGCTGGCTACGAAGGTGAACCCGGAGTGGATTCTCAACGAGCGTATCCCCGGCTACGAGTCGGTGGAGAAGATTGATCAACAGTTCTGGGACAACCGTTACGAAGCCATCAACGCCATCGAGAAGCATCTTCATGAGAACGGTATGCGCATCCTCAAGTTCTTCCTGAATGTCTCCAAAGAGGAGCAGAAAGAGCGTTTCCTCTCCCGCATCGATGAGCCCCACAAGAATTGGAAGTTCAGCACTGCCGATCTTCAGGTACGTTCACAGTGGGATGCATACGAGGAGGCGTTTGAAGAGATGCTGGAGAAGACTTCCAAGCCGCACGCTCCCTGGTATGTCATCCCTGCAGACAAGAAATTCTTTGCCCGTATGGCCGTTGGGGATATCATCCTGGAGCTTTTCCGTTCGCTCGACCTACACTATCCACCAGCAGAGTCGCCGGAGCTGCTTGCCGAAGCAAGAGAATTGTTGGTGAAGGAATAGTTGCTGTTTGAAAAGATGAAGAGATTGCTGACGTTGCTTGCCCTGTTGCTGCCACTATCCGCCGCTTACCCACAAAAGTTGGTTGATACGGGGGGAAATGGTTATGCGGGGAATTCTGTGAATACGGCCATCTTCCGCATCAACTCACTGGTGACCCACCATGACAATCAGTATATCGCCTTTTACGATGGTGATGGATACCTGGTCCTGGGAAAAAGAAGAGTGGACTCCGAAAACTGGACTCTTTGTGTGACGCAGCAGAAGGGGAATGTGAAGGATGCACACAACGTGATCAGCATCATGGTAGATGGGGAGGGTTATCTTCATGTGGCGTTCGACCATCATGATACCCCCCTCCGCTATTTCAGAGGTGTAAGGCCCGGATCACTCATTATGGGAGAACCGGAGCAGATGACCGGACTGGATGAGGATCGGGTCACCTATCCCGGTTTCTACCGCCTACCTGACGGGGATTTGCTCTTTACCTACCGTTCGGGTGCAAGCGGGAGGGGTAACCTGGTGATGAATCGTTACGATACTGCATCTAAGAAATGGGAGCGGCTGCATGACATTCTTATCGACGGAGAAGAGGAGCGAAGTGCTTACTGGCAAATGTTTGTTGATAAAAAGGGGAGCATCCATCTTTCATGGGTCTGGCGTGAGACTTGGGATGTGGCCACCAACCATGATCTCTGTTATGCCCGCTCAGATGATGGCGGCGTGAGCTGGATAAAGTCAAGCGGTGATCCTTACCGGCTGCCCATCACCGCTGAGAATGCCGAATATGCATGGCTGATACCCCAGGGAAGCGAATTGATCAATCAGACCAGCATGAGTGCCGACCGGAAGGGAAATCCTTACATTGCCGGATACTGGAGAGATCAGGGGAGCGATATACCGCAATATAGACTGGTATGGTTCGATGGAATAAGATGGCAACAACAGCAGGTAGCAGAGAGAAAGATTTCGTTTTCCCTCTCCGGTGGCGGCACGAAGATGATTCCCATCTCGCGTCCCCATCTCGCGATCGGTGAGAAGCGTGGACGTAACATCATCCACTATCTTTTTCGCGATGTAGAGCGTGGGAGCAGGGTGTCACTGGCGAAAAATGTATCAGGAACAAAGAGCGGTTGGGAGGTGATGGACTTAACAGACTTTTCTGTTGATGCCTGGGAGCCATCTTTTGATACGGAGCTTTGGAAAGAGAAACAGAAGCTGCACCTCTACGTGCAGCGCAGCAGCCAGGGTGATGGTGAAAAAAGCACCGACCTGGAGCCCCAGCCTGTATATCTGCTGGAATATGAGTGAAGCGGGTTCAATATCCACCTACTTTTTCTCACGGAGGTAATTGTCTAGTCGTGTGATTAGCCATAAAAAGCTGAATATAAGGCTAACCAGTACCACTGTTCCCCAAAATTTTGGCGACTGAAGAAACGCTTCCCCAAGCAGCAGGTAGGCGCCACCAACGATGGCGGCCAACAGAATATACATTGCTCCGAAAATATTTCCCAGATCCCTCAACAAAGAGACACTTTTTTTTGCTGAGGGTACATTTTTGCGGGTGAGTGCATGTTCCGCCTCTATCTGATGCATGATGCGATATTGCAGATTTTCCGGTGCCTTTTTGCCGGCCAATTGCATCAGCTCTCTAAATTGTATGTCCTCTGTCTCTGTTCTTTTCTCTTTCATAATGTTTCGCTTTTGTCCTGTTCACGGGCTTTTCCT
This genomic window from Dysgonomonadaceae bacterium zrk40 contains:
- a CDS encoding S41 family peptidase, whose protein sequence is MNKYLPITLLSVFLLSGNAFSQFRPSPEGLKIERSLQMINGLYVDDVDTKELAEAAIRAMLRELDPHSTYLSEEEVKAMNEPLQGNFEGIGISFNMVTDTLYVMEVIGGGPSQKVGIMPGDKFITVNDTLIAGVKMTNQDVISRLRGPKGTIALVKVQRRGVPELLTFRIVRDKIPITSIDAAYMVTDEIGYIRLSRFGITSGEEFREAERNLKKMGMKHLIFDLTDNGGGILQTANEIASEFLDDDKLIVYTEGKNQPRFTMNASGKGEFKGGKVVVLVNSNSASASEILAGALQDWDRAVIVGRRTFGKGLVQRQLPLPDGTMIRLTVARYYTPTGRSIQKPYVPGDPDEYQQDFMNRFEHGELFAADSIRFPDSLKYTTLVNKRTVYGGGGIMPDYFVPMDTTGTMLHARLNANGVINKVAISEVDRKRKELLRSYPDARSFARDYQVSALLAEKIEQQALTDSVEWDVDQYEASRSLILLQLKALIGRDLYDSSAFFRIINEQNEIFQEGLRIISDEQRYGSLLKGFGSNFTQQ
- a CDS encoding polyphosphate kinase 2 family protein; its protein translation is MNYDYSKLRVGGGKKVNLKNFATCEDGGFTKKTAKREIKDNIKELKELQEMFYADDRYSLLIILQARDAAGKDGVIRHVMSGINPQGCRVHSFKTPSKNELEHDYFWRHYRALPQRGMIEIFNRSHYENVLATKVNPEWILNERIPGYESVEKIDQQFWDNRYEAINAIEKHLHENGMRILKFFLNVSKEEQKERFLSRIDEPHKNWKFSTADLQVRSQWDAYEEAFEEMLEKTSKPHAPWYVIPADKKFFARMAVGDIILELFRSLDLHYPPAESPELLAEARELLVKE
- a CDS encoding BNR repeat-containing protein; this translates as MKRLLTLLALLLPLSAAYPQKLVDTGGNGYAGNSVNTAIFRINSLVTHHDNQYIAFYDGDGYLVLGKRRVDSENWTLCVTQQKGNVKDAHNVISIMVDGEGYLHVAFDHHDTPLRYFRGVRPGSLIMGEPEQMTGLDEDRVTYPGFYRLPDGDLLFTYRSGASGRGNLVMNRYDTASKKWERLHDILIDGEEERSAYWQMFVDKKGSIHLSWVWRETWDVATNHDLCYARSDDGGVSWIKSSGDPYRLPITAENAEYAWLIPQGSELINQTSMSADRKGNPYIAGYWRDQGSDIPQYRLVWFDGIRWQQQQVAERKISFSLSGGGTKMIPISRPHLAIGEKRGRNIIHYLFRDVERGSRVSLAKNVSGTKSGWEVMDLTDFSVDAWEPSFDTELWKEKQKLHLYVQRSSQGDGEKSTDLEPQPVYLLEYE